In the genome of Macrobrachium nipponense isolate FS-2020 chromosome 42, ASM1510439v2, whole genome shotgun sequence, one region contains:
- the LOC135213389 gene encoding early growth response factor homolog 1-like, translated as MELGGHVKLSSIKQENEAVEDDLPAVDAADSLEFMEPCVEIKAEPEAQPEFIDPDKIDVKYPCTASVKLEKDPLSCDEEYAKEIKEGDDDVQTNETPKDIPEIPFVSCGELLEPEWPSESRGNADRGRDPALAGKKVFTCSVCQHRSTGFSHFEIHMRTYTGEKPFSCTECNRSFSFSHILRRQMKVHHIIESNK; from the coding sequence ATGGAATTGGGAGGTCATGTAAAGTTGTCTTCAATCAAACAGGAAAATGAAGCTGTGGAAGATGACCTACCTGCGGTCGATGCCGCCGACAGCTTGGAATTCATGGAACCTTGCGTGGAAATCAAGGCAGAGCCGGAGGCTCAGCCAGAATTCATAGATCCTGATAAGATCGATGTGAAGTATCCATGCACGGCCTCAGTCAAACTTGAGAAAGATCCACTAAGCTGCGACGAAGAGTATGCTAAGGAGATTAAGGAAGGAGATGATGACGTACAGACGAACGAGACTCCAAAGGACATTCCCGAGATACCCTTTGTCTCATGCGGGGAACTGCTAGAACCAGAATGGCCTTCGGAAAGCCGTGGAAATGCAGACAGAGGCAGAGACCCAGCACTTGCCGGGAAGAAGGTGTTCACCTGCTCCGTGTGCCAGCACCGTTCCACCGGCTTCAGCCACTTCGAGATCCACATGAGGACCTACACGGGCGAGAAGCCCTTCTCCTGCACCGAATGCAACCGCAGCTTCTCATTTTCGCACATTCTGAGGAGACAGATGAAGGTCCACCACATCATAGAATCTAATAAGTAA